One segment of SAR324 cluster bacterium DNA contains the following:
- a CDS encoding DegT/DnrJ/EryC1/StrS family aminotransferase — MQVPLLDLRPQHEVLRDEIIAAVTDVIDSTRYIMGPELERFEEAVAEYSGCKYSLGVSSGTDALLLALMSLNIGPGDKVLVPDFSFFATAGVVSRLNAEPVFLEIDPATFNLCPKHLEEKLESYTEEELAQVKAVIPVHLFGQCADMQAILGVAQQFGIAVVEDAAQAIGAEYRLNGEARRAGAMSDVGCMSFFPSKNLGGVGDGGMVTTNDSELHHQLHIKRVHGAEPKYYHKVIGGNFRMDPIQACVLRIKLQRLEVWHEQRRQNATQYNQLLGEAQLEEVVCPAAVYQDDNLLNHHIYNQYTVRVQRREDLRKFLQERGVATEIYYPVPFHRQECFADLGYRLGSLPESDRAAQEVLALPVYPGLTSEMQEYVVENLIEFYRS, encoded by the coding sequence ATGCAAGTTCCTCTTCTTGATTTACGCCCTCAGCATGAAGTCTTACGGGATGAAATAATCGCTGCAGTCACGGATGTGATTGACTCAACTCGCTACATCATGGGGCCTGAGTTGGAAAGGTTTGAAGAAGCTGTGGCTGAATACAGTGGTTGCAAATATTCTTTGGGTGTCTCTTCAGGAACAGATGCTTTACTGCTTGCCCTGATGTCACTCAATATTGGTCCAGGAGATAAAGTACTGGTTCCAGATTTTTCTTTTTTTGCTACTGCAGGAGTAGTGTCACGTCTGAATGCAGAACCTGTTTTTCTTGAAATTGATCCTGCAACCTTCAATCTCTGCCCAAAACATCTCGAAGAAAAATTAGAGAGTTACACCGAAGAGGAACTGGCTCAGGTTAAGGCAGTGATCCCAGTTCATCTTTTCGGACAGTGTGCGGATATGCAGGCCATTCTTGGCGTTGCACAGCAATTTGGGATAGCTGTCGTTGAAGATGCAGCCCAGGCCATTGGAGCAGAGTACCGATTGAATGGCGAAGCCCGGAGAGCAGGAGCTATGAGTGACGTGGGCTGCATGTCCTTTTTCCCATCCAAAAACCTTGGGGGAGTTGGGGACGGTGGGATGGTGACCACGAACGATTCTGAATTACACCATCAGCTTCACATCAAGCGCGTCCATGGTGCAGAACCGAAATATTATCACAAGGTGATCGGTGGAAATTTCAGAATGGATCCAATTCAGGCCTGTGTACTGCGAATCAAGTTACAACGCCTCGAAGTTTGGCATGAGCAACGTCGTCAAAATGCTACACAATACAATCAGTTGCTTGGTGAGGCGCAATTGGAGGAAGTTGTTTGTCCTGCTGCTGTCTATCAGGATGACAATCTACTCAATCATCATATATATAATCAGTACACGGTGCGTGTGCAGCGGAGGGAAGATCTCAGAAAGTTTCTTCAGGAAAGAGGAGTAGCCACCGAAATTTACTATCCTGTGCCTTTTCACCGACAGGAGTGTTTTGCAGATCTTGGCTATCGACTCGGAAGCCTACCTGAGTCTGACAGAGCTGCACAGGAAGTGCTAGCACTTCCTGTTTACCCAGGGTTAACCTCTGAAATGCAGGAATACGTAGTAGAGAACTTAATTGAATTCTATCGGAGCTAA
- a CDS encoding TlpA disulfide reductase family protein — MKLKKGWVTWAGRVAGWLRTLLLAGLIFWGVTIWQVRELVPEKELAPQFRLFARDGQTYSLSDAKGKTLLLYFFAPWCTVCHFSISNLEGLQSKQEEGELLIWLVALSYQSLEEVDVFLQRHQLRYPILFGDQEMAANYHIGAFPTYYVVDPTGKVAARSVGYSTELGLRWQTR; from the coding sequence ATGAAACTCAAAAAAGGCTGGGTAACCTGGGCTGGCCGAGTGGCTGGTTGGTTACGAACGTTGCTATTGGCAGGCTTGATCTTTTGGGGAGTGACTATTTGGCAGGTCCGTGAACTGGTGCCTGAGAAAGAACTTGCCCCACAATTTCGGCTTTTTGCCAGAGACGGACAAACATACAGTTTATCTGATGCAAAAGGAAAGACTCTTTTGCTCTACTTCTTTGCTCCTTGGTGTACGGTTTGTCATTTCAGTATCAGTAATTTGGAAGGTTTGCAGTCAAAGCAGGAAGAGGGAGAATTGTTGATCTGGTTGGTTGCTCTCTCTTATCAAAGCTTGGAGGAGGTTGATGTGTTTTTACAGCGGCATCAATTGCGGTATCCTATTCTTTTTGGCGATCAAGAGATGGCAGCAAATTACCACATTGGAGCTTTCCCAACATATTACGTTGTTGATCCCACAGGAAAAGTTGCTGCTCGATCGGTTGGCTACAGTACGGAACTTGGATTGCGTTGGCAAACCCGTTGA
- the typA gene encoding translational GTPase TypA, with amino-acid sequence MQLVTNPKIRNLAIIAHVDHGKTTLVDQMFRQSGLFRENQEISDRLMDSMDLERERGITISAKNCSIEWKGTKINILDTPGHSDFGGEVERALTMVDGAILLVDASEGPLPQTRFVLKKALENRLQVLVVVNKIDRQDARPDEVLNEVYDLFIDLEADDEQIDFPVFFAIGREGIAKTSLDADSNSLEPLLDGVVKHVSPPRFKEEAPFQMLVADLSYSEFLGRLAVGRVMNGQVQRNEPLVCLGEKGTKALRATKLQVYLGTTMAEVGEIEAGDILILAGVEDVHIGDTICHAESPQALPRLRIDEPTVSMRFFTNTSPLSGREGKFVQSTKLRERLLRETLRNVSLQVEDTDDAECFLVKGRGELQMSILIETMRREGFELSVGRPEVISRREGTQLLEPIEEVYIDCDEDFLGIVSEKLSLRKGRMVNLVNHGTGRIRAQFQVPSRGLIGYRSEFLTDTRGTGILNSMLLGYEPHRGALPTRLTGSLVADRSGKSVAYALFNLEPRGRLFLGPGIEVYEGMIIGEHNRNSDLNVNPCKEKKLTNVRASGKDENTVLTPVLPLTLEQAIEFIVDDEVVEVTPKSIRPRKAILNNSARQIAAKRSTP; translated from the coding sequence ATGCAGTTAGTCACCAACCCGAAAATTCGTAATTTAGCCATTATTGCACATGTTGACCATGGCAAAACCACACTTGTCGATCAGATGTTTCGTCAAAGTGGATTGTTCCGTGAAAACCAAGAAATCAGTGACCGCCTAATGGACTCCATGGACCTGGAGCGGGAACGTGGAATCACGATTTCTGCCAAGAATTGCTCCATTGAATGGAAAGGCACCAAAATCAACATTCTTGATACCCCGGGACACTCAGATTTTGGGGGAGAAGTTGAAAGAGCCCTGACTATGGTTGATGGTGCAATTTTGCTTGTCGATGCTTCTGAAGGCCCTCTGCCTCAAACCCGCTTCGTCTTGAAAAAAGCTCTTGAAAACCGACTACAAGTCTTGGTTGTCGTCAATAAAATTGATCGACAAGATGCCCGTCCTGATGAAGTTCTGAATGAAGTCTATGACCTATTTATCGATTTGGAAGCCGATGATGAGCAAATTGACTTTCCAGTGTTTTTTGCCATTGGACGCGAAGGCATTGCAAAAACCTCTTTGGACGCTGATTCAAATTCTCTTGAACCTTTATTAGATGGAGTCGTGAAGCATGTATCTCCTCCACGTTTCAAGGAGGAAGCTCCTTTTCAGATGTTGGTTGCTGATCTCAGTTATTCCGAATTCTTGGGACGCCTCGCTGTAGGTCGAGTAATGAACGGGCAGGTACAACGCAATGAACCTCTTGTCTGCCTGGGTGAAAAAGGCACAAAGGCCCTGCGTGCCACGAAGTTGCAGGTATATCTTGGAACTACCATGGCAGAAGTCGGCGAAATTGAGGCAGGGGACATTCTGATTCTCGCTGGAGTTGAAGACGTTCATATTGGTGACACGATCTGTCATGCGGAAAGTCCTCAGGCGCTCCCACGGCTGCGAATTGACGAGCCCACAGTATCCATGAGATTCTTCACAAACACCTCCCCGCTTTCTGGACGAGAAGGGAAGTTTGTTCAGTCCACAAAACTTCGGGAAAGATTACTTCGGGAAACTCTAAGGAATGTGTCCTTGCAAGTAGAAGACACTGATGATGCCGAATGTTTCCTGGTGAAAGGGCGTGGTGAACTGCAAATGTCGATTTTGATCGAAACCATGCGCCGAGAAGGATTCGAGCTTTCCGTAGGGCGCCCAGAAGTCATCTCTCGACGTGAAGGGACTCAGCTACTGGAACCCATTGAAGAAGTCTACATTGATTGTGACGAGGATTTTCTAGGAATTGTTTCTGAAAAATTATCACTCCGTAAAGGGAGAATGGTCAATTTGGTCAATCATGGTACGGGCCGGATCAGAGCTCAGTTTCAGGTTCCATCTCGAGGACTGATCGGATACCGCAGTGAGTTTCTAACTGATACCCGCGGTACCGGTATTCTCAACTCCATGCTCCTCGGCTATGAGCCCCATCGTGGAGCTTTACCAACTCGCTTGACAGGGTCTTTAGTTGCAGACCGAAGTGGAAAATCAGTAGCTTATGCGCTGTTTAACTTAGAACCTAGGGGTCGACTTTTTCTTGGACCAGGTATCGAAGTTTATGAAGGGATGATCATTGGTGAGCATAATCGAAATAGCGATTTGAACGTTAACCCTTGTAAAGAAAAAAAACTGACCAATGTTCGTGCTTCTGGGAAAGACGAGAACACTGTTCTGACTCCTGTGTTGCCGCTTACGCTGGAACAAGCCATTGAGTTCATTGTTGATGACGAAGTGGTGGAAGTGACTCCGAAAAGTATTCGTCCTCGCAAGGCCATCCTCAACAATTCTGCTCGCCAAATTGCTGCAAAACGTAGCACCCCCTGA
- a CDS encoding DASH family cryptochrome: protein MRTTLVWLRNDLRFHDHLPLQCALEKSDQILLVYCLPNSWFQDTAYGFPKINNIRLEFLLQSLGDFRKHAQERGGELIFRKGNPPEIIAELAECHRVDVVFAHHEHAPEEKLEEDNLRERLKVPLRLCDGNSLLKETELPFSLVDLPQVFSNFRKQVEKEVPISRPIPVPKILPPHPQDCPPGIIPNLEDLGFEPFIRDIRSVYRFAGGETAALSRVQHYLWKSHAIHTYKETRNGMLKADDSAKLSPWLALGCLSPKHVYQEVRRYENDVVANDSTYWLIFELWWREYFRWITQLHGEKLFRSGGIRNQSSKVEHWEKWLEAWCQGETGVPFVDAHMRKLNATGYMSNRGRQNVASFLVRDLRQDWRLGAAYFESRLIDYDVHSNWGNWNYVAGVGNDPREDRYFNLVTQTLRYDPNGEFIIRWVPELRDVPPKEIPHIVQFTRQQREKYRLGAYPDPIVFSQAWRR, encoded by the coding sequence ATGAGAACCACGCTTGTATGGCTTCGTAACGATCTTCGGTTTCATGACCACTTGCCCTTGCAGTGTGCTCTGGAGAAGTCCGACCAAATATTATTGGTCTATTGCCTGCCGAATTCCTGGTTTCAAGATACCGCTTATGGGTTCCCGAAGATCAATAATATCCGCCTAGAATTTCTACTGCAAAGCCTGGGCGACTTCAGGAAGCATGCTCAGGAACGAGGAGGAGAATTGATCTTTCGAAAGGGTAACCCACCTGAGATTATTGCGGAATTGGCAGAATGTCATCGGGTGGATGTCGTCTTTGCTCACCATGAACATGCTCCTGAAGAAAAACTTGAAGAAGACAACCTCCGTGAGAGACTAAAGGTCCCCTTACGACTCTGTGACGGGAATAGTTTGCTGAAAGAAACTGAACTTCCTTTCTCTTTGGTTGACCTCCCACAAGTTTTCAGTAATTTCCGCAAACAGGTAGAAAAAGAAGTTCCAATCAGTCGTCCCATTCCAGTCCCAAAAATTCTTCCTCCCCATCCTCAGGACTGTCCACCGGGTATCATTCCTAATCTGGAAGATCTGGGTTTTGAGCCTTTCATTCGGGACATTCGTAGTGTCTATCGCTTTGCCGGTGGAGAGACCGCAGCATTGTCCCGTGTTCAACACTACTTATGGAAATCACATGCAATCCATACCTACAAAGAGACACGCAATGGGATGCTGAAAGCAGATGACTCAGCAAAACTTTCACCCTGGCTGGCTCTAGGTTGCCTATCTCCAAAGCATGTTTATCAAGAGGTCCGACGATACGAGAATGATGTGGTTGCCAACGATTCAACGTACTGGCTGATTTTCGAGCTCTGGTGGCGAGAATACTTTCGCTGGATCACACAGTTGCATGGTGAAAAATTATTTCGTTCCGGTGGTATACGCAACCAATCATCAAAAGTAGAACATTGGGAAAAGTGGCTCGAAGCTTGGTGTCAGGGTGAAACAGGAGTTCCTTTTGTGGATGCACACATGAGGAAGCTCAACGCAACAGGCTACATGTCTAATCGAGGCAGACAAAACGTGGCTAGTTTTCTAGTTCGAGACCTTCGACAGGATTGGCGCTTGGGTGCTGCCTACTTCGAAAGTCGCTTGATTGACTATGATGTTCACAGTAACTGGGGTAACTGGAACTATGTCGCTGGGGTTGGTAACGATCCAAGAGAAGATCGTTACTTCAATTTGGTCACCCAAACCCTGCGGTATGACCCAAATGGAGAATTCATCATTCGCTGGGTCCCTGAATTGCGTGATGTGCCACCAAAAGAAATTCCACACATAGTGCAATTTACCCGTCAGCAAAGAGAGAAATATAGGTTGGGAGCCTACCCAGATCCCATCGTATTTTCCCAGGCATGGCGTCGTTAA
- a CDS encoding isochorismate synthase, giving the protein MSLQLQPQPTPLDWPSALEHLHEMLPRWQHRNQSPILQLCIPIVEPDPLEWLQHQEGATRVYWSDRDHQFQMAGLGAALQIKGSTDEVMQKVSGWQKLIPPNTAFLGGIPFHNSTKATQQCGSFQQAAFVLPFLMVQQDSNGSFLWVHLAQNIEGASTTQELFDLLDRLKSPSNQRLFDSQRISIFERNDTPNLVDWSHSVEAALSQIRASHFEKIVLARQSHFQLNKSPDPFDLLNQLRQQAPHAYHFGWQDTQGPAFLSITPERLFKRKRQNLESEALAGTRPRGQNAYHDEQLTHELFHDTKEVREHLVVLRFMEERFSENCRVVERLSHLEPLRLKHVQHLQSRLRGRLLDEVTDAQLLNSLHPTPAVCGLPQAVSRMQINNFESFDRGWYAGPVGYVSKQQSEFAVGIRSGVLEGDSLTVYTGAGIVEGSDPDREWQELDHKLRSWEALLGNPS; this is encoded by the coding sequence ATGTCGTTGCAGCTTCAACCACAACCCACACCGCTTGATTGGCCAAGTGCTCTAGAACACTTGCACGAGATGCTACCACGCTGGCAGCATCGCAATCAAAGTCCTATTCTTCAACTCTGTATTCCGATTGTAGAACCAGATCCTCTTGAGTGGCTTCAACACCAAGAAGGAGCTACTCGTGTTTATTGGTCCGACCGAGATCACCAATTTCAGATGGCGGGATTGGGGGCTGCCCTCCAGATAAAGGGTTCTACCGATGAGGTGATGCAGAAAGTATCTGGATGGCAGAAGCTCATTCCTCCCAACACTGCCTTTCTTGGTGGCATACCTTTCCACAACTCAACTAAGGCAACTCAACAGTGTGGTAGCTTTCAACAAGCTGCCTTTGTATTGCCATTTCTAATGGTTCAACAAGACTCAAATGGTAGTTTTCTCTGGGTGCATCTTGCTCAAAACATTGAAGGAGCCTCGACAACTCAGGAGCTTTTTGACTTATTGGACCGTTTAAAGTCCCCCTCCAACCAACGACTATTTGACAGCCAGAGAATTAGTATTTTTGAGAGGAATGACACTCCCAATTTAGTTGATTGGAGTCATTCGGTCGAAGCAGCCCTCAGCCAAATTCGAGCTAGTCACTTCGAAAAAATCGTCTTGGCTCGACAATCCCATTTCCAATTGAACAAAAGCCCCGATCCCTTCGATCTGCTGAATCAACTCCGTCAACAAGCACCCCATGCCTACCACTTTGGATGGCAGGATACGCAAGGTCCTGCCTTTTTGAGCATTACACCTGAAAGATTATTCAAAAGGAAGCGCCAGAACCTAGAAAGTGAGGCCTTGGCGGGCACTAGACCAAGAGGACAGAACGCATATCATGATGAGCAGTTGACCCACGAGTTGTTCCACGACACAAAAGAAGTTCGGGAACATCTTGTTGTTTTGCGCTTCATGGAAGAGCGCTTCTCAGAAAATTGCCGAGTAGTGGAAAGGCTCTCTCATCTTGAACCCCTCAGACTAAAGCATGTTCAACATTTGCAAAGTCGTCTGCGAGGACGACTGCTGGATGAAGTGACAGATGCTCAGCTTCTTAACTCGCTACATCCAACCCCTGCAGTATGTGGATTGCCTCAAGCAGTATCGAGAATGCAAATCAACAACTTTGAATCATTTGACCGTGGCTGGTACGCAGGCCCTGTTGGTTATGTTAGCAAACAGCAAAGTGAGTTTGCAGTGGGTATTCGTTCCGGAGTATTGGAGGGAGACTCCCTGACAGTGTATACAGGTGCAGGCATTGTTGAAGGTTCTGATCCAGACCGTGAATGGCAAGAGTTAGATCACAAACTCCGTAGCTGGGAAGCCCTGCTCGGAAATCCTTCATGA
- the menD gene encoding 2-succinyl-5-enolpyruvyl-6-hydroxy-3-cyclohexene-1-carboxylic-acid synthase, with amino-acid sequence MTPNECLSYWLVEELVAQGISQFCISPGSRSTPLTVAAARHPKANTKIFLDERAAAYFALGWSRARDQAAALICTSGTAGANYYPAIIEASVEHLPLLAITADRPPELQQTGANQTVDQNRLFCSHTRWFYDPGCPDQTLQESTVKSWAAQAVLRSAYPDPGPVHLNIPFREPFLADEQSSPLKVTSPNFQFGIPRQSLAKEDLQALRPILKADRGLVTVGELPFRAQLSVGNFLEKLNWPVFADTTSGFRFGNLSQRIDLADQLLLQDQWRKAVPEVWIHLGNQCVSKHWLQWWQDCNSTQKIVLTNHSDRQDPSQRPHWRLQLDWEALDEILSSTEVSSSRTQWLELWKQGSQALEEQAVRWWDKTERFGEVSIVRELVCQIPIEHALFVGNSLPIREVDMLSTTRNTPLRIAANRGASGIDGQIATACGWAMGHRQPTTILLGDLSAMHDLNSLLLIRESTVPMTLIILNNDGGGIFSMLPISKQKDIFERFFGTPHGCEFSKVAAMFDMPYFQPENLEQLCKSYQEAWHSKKSSLIEVKTGREQTAAQLLAWQEHVKNHA; translated from the coding sequence ATGACCCCCAATGAGTGTTTGAGCTATTGGTTAGTTGAAGAGCTGGTGGCTCAGGGCATCTCACAATTCTGTATCTCACCCGGTTCTCGTTCCACCCCTTTGACGGTTGCGGCTGCTCGACATCCTAAAGCAAACACCAAAATTTTTCTGGATGAGCGGGCAGCTGCTTATTTTGCACTAGGCTGGTCTCGTGCTAGAGATCAAGCAGCAGCACTGATTTGCACATCAGGGACTGCTGGGGCCAATTACTACCCAGCTATAATTGAAGCCAGTGTAGAACACCTACCCTTGTTGGCAATTACTGCAGACCGACCACCAGAATTACAGCAAACTGGGGCCAATCAAACAGTTGATCAAAATCGACTTTTTTGTAGTCATACTCGCTGGTTTTATGATCCAGGATGCCCCGATCAAACTTTACAAGAGAGTACTGTTAAATCATGGGCTGCCCAAGCCGTTCTGCGAAGTGCTTACCCAGATCCAGGTCCAGTCCATCTGAACATACCTTTTCGTGAACCATTCCTAGCTGATGAACAATCCAGCCCTCTGAAAGTAACCTCACCAAATTTTCAATTTGGTATCCCACGCCAATCACTGGCTAAGGAAGATCTACAAGCACTTCGTCCAATCCTGAAGGCAGACCGTGGATTGGTCACCGTTGGAGAGCTCCCATTTCGTGCTCAGCTTTCAGTAGGGAACTTTTTAGAAAAACTGAACTGGCCAGTCTTTGCAGACACTACCTCTGGATTTCGTTTTGGAAATTTATCTCAACGCATAGATCTGGCAGATCAACTCTTGCTTCAGGATCAATGGCGAAAGGCTGTGCCAGAGGTTTGGATTCACCTAGGAAATCAATGCGTCTCAAAACACTGGCTGCAATGGTGGCAAGACTGCAACTCAACTCAAAAGATCGTCTTGACGAATCATTCCGACAGGCAAGATCCATCTCAACGTCCCCACTGGCGGTTGCAATTGGACTGGGAGGCACTCGATGAAATTCTATCCAGTACAGAAGTAAGTTCATCACGAACTCAGTGGCTGGAGCTATGGAAGCAGGGCTCCCAAGCATTGGAAGAGCAGGCAGTTCGGTGGTGGGATAAAACTGAGAGGTTCGGAGAAGTATCCATTGTTCGGGAGCTGGTTTGTCAAATACCAATAGAACATGCCCTTTTTGTTGGAAACAGCCTACCAATCCGTGAAGTGGACATGCTCTCAACAACTCGGAACACTCCTTTACGAATAGCCGCTAATCGTGGAGCAAGCGGAATTGACGGTCAAATTGCAACGGCCTGTGGATGGGCCATGGGTCATCGGCAACCAACCACAATTCTCCTCGGTGATCTTTCTGCAATGCATGATCTGAATTCACTCCTGTTGATCCGAGAAAGCACAGTTCCTATGACCCTGATTATTCTGAACAATGATGGCGGAGGGATTTTTTCAATGCTGCCCATCTCTAAGCAGAAGGATATTTTTGAACGTTTTTTTGGTACACCACATGGTTGCGAATTTTCGAAAGTTGCGGCAATGTTCGATATGCCTTACTTCCAACCAGAAAATCTGGAGCAACTCTGCAAAAGTTATCAAGAGGCATGGCATTCAAAAAAGTCTTCGCTGATTGAAGTCAAGACTGGTCGTGAACAAACAGCAGCTCAGCTTCTGGCTTGGCAAGAGCATGTCAAAAATCATGCTTGA
- a CDS encoding shikimate kinase: MKKSLHKNLILLGMPGSGKSTLGELLAEKLGWHLVDTDLLMEANHDRPLQDIFDGLGYEGFCIEEERTLLQLDGEQQIISTGGSAVYSESAMSHLGSLGLRIFLNLPLEDVLSRVTNFEKRGIACRPGQGLAELFKERHPLYLRYADQVIETGGISIEEQVHKLQQLLN; encoded by the coding sequence ATGAAAAAAAGTCTTCATAAGAACTTAATCCTGCTGGGTATGCCTGGTTCTGGGAAAAGTACACTGGGGGAACTTCTTGCTGAAAAGCTAGGGTGGCACCTCGTGGATACAGATTTACTGATGGAAGCAAACCATGATCGCCCACTTCAAGATATCTTTGATGGATTGGGATACGAAGGATTCTGTATAGAAGAAGAGCGAACCCTGCTCCAACTGGACGGAGAGCAGCAGATCATTTCAACCGGAGGCAGTGCCGTCTACAGCGAATCTGCAATGTCGCATCTGGGGAGTCTGGGGCTAAGAATCTTCCTAAACCTACCCTTGGAGGATGTCCTCAGTAGAGTTACCAATTTTGAAAAAAGAGGAATCGCCTGCAGGCCCGGACAGGGTTTGGCGGAACTCTTTAAAGAGCGACATCCCCTTTATTTGCGATATGCTGATCAAGTCATTGAAACTGGTGGGATTTCTATCGAGGAACAGGTTCACAAACTGCAACAACTGCTAAACTAA
- a CDS encoding ABC transporter substrate-binding protein: MRIAKRIGALMGAMLMGSVLQAADRLTLYCSPQIEWCELMVNTFEKQTGIRVSMTRKSSGETLAQIKAERTNPKGDVWWGGTGDPHLQAAEEGLTEVYNSPMLSQLQDWALSPHKATGGRTVGIYMGGLGYGYNKELLASKGLPAPKCWKDLLNPAFKNEVQIANPNTSGTSYTTLATMVQLFGEDGGFDFMKQLHQNVSQYTKSGGAPIRAAAIGETTVGIVFMHDAVTQAVRGMPIQTVAPCEGTGYEIGSMSIIKDARNMESAKKFYDFALNADIQSMAASVGAYQVPSNKGAAVPKEAPDLDSVKVIDYDHAKYGSKDVRTRLLSKWDNEVSILPR, from the coding sequence ATGAGAATAGCAAAACGAATTGGCGCTCTGATGGGTGCAATGCTGATGGGAAGTGTGCTGCAGGCAGCAGATCGGCTTACTCTATACTGTAGCCCACAAATCGAATGGTGTGAGTTGATGGTCAATACCTTTGAAAAGCAGACGGGCATCCGTGTGTCCATGACCCGCAAGAGTTCTGGGGAAACTCTCGCACAAATCAAAGCAGAAAGAACAAATCCGAAAGGAGATGTCTGGTGGGGTGGAACTGGAGATCCACACCTGCAAGCTGCTGAAGAAGGACTGACAGAAGTCTACAATTCCCCAATGCTTTCCCAACTTCAGGATTGGGCCCTGTCTCCTCACAAAGCCACTGGGGGGCGTACGGTGGGCATCTACATGGGTGGACTTGGTTACGGCTACAACAAAGAATTGCTCGCAAGCAAAGGACTCCCTGCACCAAAATGCTGGAAAGATCTTTTGAATCCAGCTTTCAAGAACGAAGTTCAGATTGCCAATCCAAACACCTCAGGTACTTCCTATACAACCCTGGCAACCATGGTGCAATTGTTTGGAGAAGATGGTGGATTTGACTTCATGAAGCAACTGCACCAAAACGTTAGCCAGTACACTAAATCGGGTGGGGCTCCAATCAGGGCTGCTGCAATTGGTGAAACCACAGTCGGGATTGTCTTCATGCATGATGCTGTAACTCAAGCGGTCAGGGGCATGCCCATTCAAACTGTAGCTCCCTGCGAAGGAACAGGCTATGAAATTGGTTCGATGAGCATCATCAAGGATGCTCGCAACATGGAGAGTGCAAAAAAGTTCTATGATTTTGCTCTCAACGCAGACATTCAGAGCATGGCTGCCAGTGTCGGTGCCTATCAAGTACCGTCCAATAAAGGTGCTGCTGTTCCTAAAGAAGCACCAGATCTGGATAGTGTAAAGGTCATTGACTATGACCACGCAAAGTACGGTTCCAAGGATGTAAGAACCCGTCTGCTCTCCAAGTGGGATAACGAAGTCTCAATCCTGCCTCGGTGA